The window AGCGTCGAAGAAAACACCCTTAAGAATCTGCATTTGCCGCTTAGTGGTCGGTCTAAAGTTATTAACTAATACAAAAAGATGAGCAGTCGTGTTCACTTTTCGGATATCTGTAACCGTATCTTTAATCACCTGACCATGCTTATTAATTCCCAACGGATTAAACGTTGTGGGAATAATACAATAGTCGAACTTCTTGACTAACTCTTCAGGATTACGCTCGAAGGCGGGTGAGCAATCACAAATCACTATTTTGCTGTCACGGGCGGCATCTTCGTCCCAGGCTTCCCTATCATAAACTTCTATACTCTCACCCACACTTTGCGGCTTGGGAAGATAAACGCCATCTCCAATCAACTTCTGAAGATTTTTTTCCGGGTCTAAATCTACCAGCGCCACATTGAATCCCTGAAGTGCAAATGCTCCAGCTAAATGGGCGGCAACGGTTGTTTTTCCGACTCCACCTTTGCAGGTAAAAACACCAAAATAAATCTTATCAAGCTTGGGCGGTTCAGGTGCAGACCGATCTGGATTATCGTTAATCCAAATAATTTCATTAGGAGCACCAATCCCACAAAGAAGTTTAGGATTCTGTCCCCAAGTTCTGATTAAA of the Allocoleopsis franciscana PCC 7113 genome contains:
- a CDS encoding nucleotide-binding protein, whose amino-acid sequence is MPPSSEASFTKDFVHFEQHVVKLFQTEGWTVEIVNQASYDLIVKKDNQLGAVQVKWLKSPVQKPQLSKFVDFLDTNAGRKFNQGFFITTQGYGGSARALIRTWGQNPKLLCGIGAPNEIIWINDNPDRSAPEPPKLDKIYFGVFTCKGGVGKTTVAAHLAGAFALQGFNVALVDLDPEKNLQKLIGDGVYLPKPQSVGESIEVYDREAWDEDAARDSKIVICDCSPAFERNPEELVKKFDYCIIPTTFNPLGINKHGQVIKDTVTDIRKVNTTAHLFVLVNNFRPTTKRQMQILKGVFFDAYEEIKAKDEKFHCIEPEQVCIRSSDQLYYWGIHCLENPEVPRSELAFKLIGGKCKPREDFIDLADYIERVAGLGILRHE